One Actinomadura viridis genomic region harbors:
- a CDS encoding NADAR family protein — MRGKRTYRIVDGERIEGTWRPIFIQNLGYHLTDLLIFADGALWCWEWVDLDGLRAKLESGWIATTLEPGARASAHHLASWRFDEPRTAFTPETLLGEVADEIDRLNGRPDSTARCRLALDHYLETRAEADRRALRAAYLDIPEHLRTYALGDMDSKDGPLVALCTDIGEPLITYRSSGTVPAATERTREHALAYFADRARAQEAYVPRRPADDPDTAPAGALHIPERHYPNGWPETPGPHVLQNEYPAPITIASVTYPTVHHAYWALSTINPEIRDRVRRAERPFDAGRLARDAPRVPGWPDARAAVMARLLRTKFRTHPELAEVLLATRDAPLHYGGGSDYWAAHGEKGRNWMGRLLELVRSELHADMIEHMFDPTGTLEA; from the coding sequence GTGAGGGGAAAACGGACGTACCGAATCGTCGACGGGGAGCGGATCGAGGGCACCTGGCGGCCCATATTCATCCAAAACCTGGGTTACCACCTGACCGATCTGCTGATTTTCGCCGACGGTGCCCTCTGGTGCTGGGAATGGGTCGACCTGGACGGCCTCCGAGCCAAGCTCGAATCAGGCTGGATCGCCACCACCCTCGAACCGGGCGCCCGCGCCTCGGCCCACCACCTGGCGAGCTGGCGCTTCGACGAACCCCGCACCGCGTTCACCCCCGAGACGCTGCTCGGCGAGGTCGCCGACGAGATCGACCGGCTCAACGGCCGCCCGGACTCCACCGCCCGCTGCCGCCTGGCGCTCGACCACTACCTGGAGACCCGCGCCGAGGCCGACCGCCGCGCCCTCCGCGCCGCCTATCTGGACATCCCCGAACACCTCCGTACCTACGCCCTCGGTGACATGGACAGCAAGGACGGCCCCCTCGTGGCCCTCTGCACCGACATCGGCGAACCCCTCATCACCTACAGATCCAGCGGTACCGTCCCCGCCGCCACCGAACGGACCCGAGAGCACGCCCTCGCCTACTTCGCCGACCGGGCCCGCGCCCAGGAGGCCTACGTCCCCCGGCGCCCCGCCGACGACCCGGACACCGCCCCGGCCGGCGCGCTTCACATCCCCGAACGCCACTACCCGAACGGCTGGCCCGAGACCCCCGGCCCCCACGTCCTCCAGAACGAGTACCCGGCCCCGATCACCATCGCCTCGGTCACCTACCCGACCGTCCACCACGCGTACTGGGCCCTCTCGACCATTAATCCCGAGATCCGTGACCGCGTCCGCCGGGCCGAGCGCCCGTTCGACGCCGGACGCCTGGCCCGCGACGCCCCGCGCGTCCCCGGCTGGCCGGACGCCCGCGCCGCCGTGATGGCCAGGCTCCTGCGCACCAAGTTCCGCACCCACCCCGAACTGGCCGAAGTCCTCCTGGCCACCCGCGATGCCCCGCTCCACTACGGCGGAGGCTCCGACTACTGGGCCGCGCACGGGGAGAAGGGCCGCAACTGGATGGGCCGCCTCCTCGAACTCGTCCGTTCCGAACTCCACGCCGACATGATCGAACATATGTTTGACCCCACGGGTACCCTGGAGGCATGA
- a CDS encoding alpha-ketoglutarate-dependent dioxygenase AlkB, whose product MTGPFQGSLLDCWDETGPRELGSSVRRTRLAHGAWIDVRPSWIAGADALFERLAETVPWRAERRHMYDRVVDVPRLLAFYDEDDPLPDPVLDEAKAALNTHYQAELGEPFRTAGLCLYRDGRDSVAWHGDTIGRGRTEDTMVAIISVGDPRALLLRPRGGGPTIKHDLGHGDLIVMGGSCQRTWEHAVPKSTRALGPRISIQFRPRNVR is encoded by the coding sequence ATGACCGGTCCCTTCCAAGGGTCGCTGCTGGACTGCTGGGACGAGACGGGCCCACGCGAGCTCGGTTCCTCCGTCCGGCGCACCCGGCTCGCCCACGGCGCCTGGATCGACGTGCGCCCGAGCTGGATCGCCGGCGCCGACGCCCTCTTCGAGCGGCTGGCCGAGACCGTCCCCTGGAGAGCCGAACGCCGCCACATGTACGACCGCGTCGTCGACGTCCCCCGCCTTCTGGCCTTCTACGACGAGGACGACCCGCTGCCCGACCCCGTCCTGGACGAGGCGAAGGCCGCCCTCAACACCCACTACCAGGCAGAGCTGGGCGAGCCCTTCCGTACCGCCGGCCTCTGCCTCTACCGCGACGGCCGCGACAGCGTGGCCTGGCACGGCGACACCATCGGCCGCGGCCGTACGGAGGACACCATGGTCGCCATCATCTCGGTCGGCGACCCCCGAGCCCTCCTCCTCCGCCCCCGCGGCGGCGGCCCGACGATCAAGCACGACCTCGGCCACGGCGACCTCATCGTGATGGGCGGCTCCTGCCAGCGCACCTGGGAACACGCCGTCCCCAAGAGCACCCGAGCCCTGGGCCCGAGGATCAGCATCCAATTCCGCCCCAGAAACGTCCGCTGA
- a CDS encoding ATP-binding protein, with amino-acid sequence MLEVGDMHVQRIQPSPEVSGHPAEIPIGGACARLLPPDARSANTARSFVQAVMHRLGMARELIENGTLAVSELATNAYRLAEGLDPCTRTVSPELWIWARSYPHQALVVTVFDGYQTPPPQETGSALWAEHGRGLNIVAAVSSSWGSHPSRARFTSPPVIGKAVWFTLPLPPTWRHRTRIADPRRTAVQLHALLAARGIGGIIRKDARAVSLVSVPCGLNIRVQPTTFTLNDTNGVTIRRPLVDLHDLAELVVQRTEEITP; translated from the coding sequence ATGCTCGAGGTGGGTGACATGCACGTCCAACGCATACAGCCAAGTCCAGAAGTAAGCGGACACCCCGCGGAGATCCCCATCGGTGGCGCGTGTGCTCGGCTGCTACCGCCCGATGCCCGAAGCGCCAACACCGCCCGATCTTTCGTGCAGGCGGTCATGCACCGACTAGGTATGGCGCGCGAGCTGATCGAGAACGGAACGCTCGCAGTGAGCGAGCTAGCCACCAACGCCTATCGGCTAGCAGAAGGGCTCGATCCGTGTACTCGTACCGTCAGCCCCGAGCTCTGGATATGGGCGCGCTCCTATCCACACCAAGCGTTGGTCGTCACCGTCTTCGATGGCTACCAGACCCCACCGCCACAGGAAACCGGCTCCGCCCTCTGGGCCGAGCACGGAAGAGGGCTCAACATCGTGGCGGCCGTCTCGTCCTCCTGGGGAAGCCATCCCTCCCGTGCCCGATTCACCAGCCCGCCGGTGATTGGAAAGGCGGTGTGGTTCACTCTGCCGCTACCGCCCACTTGGCGACACCGCACGCGCATAGCTGATCCCCGACGTACCGCAGTTCAACTACACGCACTGCTGGCCGCCCGGGGCATCGGTGGCATCATCCGGAAGGACGCACGAGCCGTCTCTCTGGTCTCCGTGCCCTGTGGCCTCAACATCCGCGTCCAGCCAACAACCTTCACGTTGAACGACACCAACGGCGTTACCATCCGCCGTCCGCTGGTCGACCTCCACGACCTTGCCGAGCTGGTCGTCCAACGCACCGAGGAAATCACCCCGTAG
- a CDS encoding helix-turn-helix domain-containing protein, with translation MVLGPNPTVRGRRLAADLRRLREERSLTIDQVAGEMDWHPTKLSRIETARRSAQPSDVRALLHLYEVAGEERESLIKLARAAREKGWWHSYRDVLSEEYAHYIGFECEAAAIHNFEPLVIPGLLQTPEYARALMRGGPYEIGEQEIERRVEVRLKRQGVLDHEDPPRLWLVMDEAALRRPIGGVDVMQRQLRHLIQASVRSRLTIQVVPFSAGAHPGTTGSFIIMTFPDQTDRPVVYMETLAGDLYLERESEIEVCTIAFERLCASALSREDSLALIAEVIEEY, from the coding sequence ATGGTTCTTGGTCCGAATCCCACTGTTCGTGGTCGCAGACTGGCCGCGGACCTGCGACGGCTGCGCGAGGAACGGTCACTGACGATCGATCAGGTCGCCGGTGAGATGGACTGGCATCCGACCAAGCTCAGCCGGATCGAGACAGCAAGGCGCAGCGCTCAGCCGAGTGATGTCCGTGCACTTCTGCACCTGTACGAGGTTGCGGGCGAGGAGCGGGAGTCCCTGATCAAACTGGCTCGTGCAGCGCGGGAGAAGGGGTGGTGGCACAGTTATCGCGACGTCCTCTCCGAGGAGTATGCGCACTACATCGGGTTCGAGTGCGAGGCCGCGGCCATTCACAACTTCGAGCCCCTGGTGATACCTGGCCTCCTCCAGACACCCGAGTACGCACGAGCGCTGATGCGCGGTGGTCCGTATGAGATCGGCGAGCAAGAGATCGAACGACGTGTCGAGGTCCGACTGAAACGTCAGGGGGTACTCGATCACGAGGATCCTCCTCGTCTATGGCTCGTCATGGACGAGGCAGCGCTGCGGCGGCCCATCGGTGGGGTGGACGTGATGCAACGCCAACTCCGTCACCTGATCCAGGCGTCGGTACGGTCGCGGCTCACCATCCAGGTCGTACCGTTCAGCGCGGGCGCTCATCCTGGTACGACTGGCTCGTTCATCATCATGACCTTCCCCGATCAGACGGACCGGCCAGTGGTCTATATGGAGACCCTTGCCGGCGATCTCTACTTGGAGAGGGAATCGGAGATTGAGGTATGTACGATCGCGTTTGAACGTCTATGTGCGAGCGCTCTCAGCCGAGAGGACTCCCTGGCGTTGATCGCCGAGGTGATCGAGGAGTACTGA
- a CDS encoding DUF397 domain-containing protein codes for MAHSPAGPSETATCIAWRKSSRSQQQGACVEVADLGRGIAVRDSKLPEGTQVVFSPGAWRGLTAAIKQGRFDNLP; via the coding sequence GTGGCCCATTCCCCCGCTGGCCCTAGCGAGACTGCAACCTGCATTGCCTGGCGGAAGAGCAGCCGTAGCCAGCAGCAAGGGGCCTGTGTCGAAGTGGCTGACCTGGGGAGAGGCATCGCCGTCCGGGACTCCAAGCTCCCGGAGGGAACCCAGGTGGTGTTCTCTCCGGGAGCTTGGAGAGGGCTGACCGCGGCGATCAAACAGGGGCGCTTCGACAACCTTCCCTAG
- a CDS encoding Crp/Fnr family transcriptional regulator, producing MTWWTTSLFTISEVWETRTMVLSEDAWKHLVSLGGMRRHEAGTTLLLQGDPPAFVLALVSGRVKVVQASADGDSLVLAVRGPGEILGDYSVLGDTPRSATVIAVDRCETRSVPADRFLAFVRAHGLEAQLFRHAIGRILEGETWRAEMATLPAGPRLASTLIRFSTPGHAVRADVELDQTELGRATGLARSTVAAELSRLRDLGLITTGRRRVTITDPAGLRTLAGSGRRYV from the coding sequence TTGACATGGTGGACTACATCCCTTTTCACGATCAGTGAAGTATGGGAGACAAGAACCATGGTTCTCTCGGAAGACGCGTGGAAGCATCTCGTCTCGCTCGGCGGCATGCGGCGTCACGAGGCGGGGACCACCCTGCTCTTGCAGGGGGACCCACCGGCCTTCGTGCTGGCGTTGGTGTCCGGACGGGTCAAAGTCGTACAGGCATCGGCCGACGGCGACTCGCTCGTCCTCGCCGTCCGGGGCCCCGGAGAGATCCTGGGTGACTACTCGGTACTCGGAGACACTCCTCGTTCGGCCACCGTGATCGCAGTCGACCGATGCGAAACACGGTCCGTGCCGGCCGACCGGTTCCTGGCGTTCGTACGGGCCCACGGGCTGGAAGCCCAGCTGTTCCGGCATGCGATCGGCCGCATCCTGGAGGGCGAGACATGGCGTGCGGAGATGGCCACGCTACCCGCGGGCCCCCGCCTGGCGAGCACCCTCATCCGTTTCTCGACACCCGGTCATGCCGTACGAGCCGATGTGGAGCTGGATCAGACCGAACTCGGCCGGGCCACGGGACTGGCACGCAGCACGGTCGCCGCCGAGCTCTCACGCCTCCGCGACCTCGGCCTCATCACCACGGGCCGACGCCGGGTCACCATCACCGACCCCGCGGGCCTGAGGACCTTGGCCGGATCGGGCCGCCGCTACGTCTGA
- a CDS encoding DUF429 domain-containing protein: protein MTERVLGVDACAAGWVGMALDEAVTPYFAPRIHELVDAAAPVTVVAIDIPIGLADNGLRQADLLARQELGRRRSTLFMTPVRRALEAGTHAQATEINRRLTGKGVSIQAFALKPKILEVDRWVRRNPPYRVVEVHPELSFARMSGAPVPPKTTWAGAETRRRLLAGEGIHLTGDLGPAGANARVDDVLDAAAAAWTARRVARDQARCLPAPPETFTDRHPCAIWT, encoded by the coding sequence ATGACCGAACGCGTACTGGGCGTGGACGCCTGCGCCGCCGGGTGGGTCGGCATGGCCCTGGACGAGGCGGTCACCCCGTACTTCGCCCCTCGCATCCACGAACTCGTGGACGCCGCCGCCCCCGTCACCGTCGTCGCCATCGACATCCCGATCGGCCTCGCCGACAACGGCCTCCGCCAGGCCGACCTACTCGCCCGCCAGGAACTCGGCCGTCGCCGCTCGACCTTGTTCATGACCCCCGTCCGCCGGGCCCTGGAAGCCGGCACCCACGCCCAGGCGACCGAGATCAACCGCCGCCTCACCGGCAAGGGCGTCTCCATCCAGGCGTTCGCCCTCAAGCCCAAGATCCTGGAAGTCGACCGCTGGGTCCGCCGGAACCCCCCGTACCGCGTCGTCGAGGTCCACCCCGAACTCTCCTTCGCCCGCATGTCCGGCGCCCCCGTCCCCCCGAAGACCACCTGGGCCGGCGCCGAGACCAGACGCCGCCTCCTGGCGGGCGAGGGCATCCACCTCACCGGCGACCTGGGCCCCGCCGGCGCCAACGCCCGCGTCGACGACGTCCTCGACGCCGCGGCCGCGGCCTGGACCGCCCGCCGCGTAGCCCGAGACCAGGCCAGATGCCTCCCCGCCCCACCCGAGACCTTCACCGACCGGCACCCCTGCGCCATCTGGACCTGA
- a CDS encoding alpha/beta fold hydrolase: protein MKLGRFTSSEGRAAFDAAYDAGLRTLPEPAESTDVPTAFGRVRAYRFGDAPGPPLVLLHGRGATAVSWEPNIAPLAEHLRVYAIDLLGEPGRSVQTAPIHDADDQAAWLAETLDGLGIEAAHLAGTSIGGWLACNLAVHRPEKVASLALLDPAATFARFPMGMLLRTIPVLVPFTANWATPRFMRWIDGQGHLPGDDPLGLIISTALRHYRPALPPPRLFTDDQLRSLIVPTLVLIAGRSVVHDPRRAVQRAEALVPNVQAELWPDATHTIASQCADEVNARILRFTSRP, encoded by the coding sequence ATGAAACTCGGCCGATTCACCTCATCGGAAGGCCGCGCGGCCTTCGATGCCGCCTACGATGCGGGACTGCGGACGCTCCCGGAGCCGGCCGAGAGCACCGACGTGCCGACCGCGTTCGGCCGGGTGCGCGCGTACCGTTTCGGTGACGCCCCCGGCCCTCCCCTCGTCCTCCTGCACGGCAGGGGCGCGACCGCCGTCTCCTGGGAGCCGAACATCGCTCCCCTGGCCGAACACCTCCGGGTGTACGCGATCGACCTGCTCGGCGAACCCGGCCGAAGCGTCCAGACCGCGCCCATCCACGACGCGGACGACCAGGCCGCCTGGCTCGCCGAGACCCTCGACGGCCTCGGCATCGAGGCCGCCCACCTCGCCGGCACGTCGATCGGCGGCTGGCTGGCCTGCAACCTGGCGGTCCACAGGCCCGAGAAGGTCGCGTCCCTGGCCCTGCTCGACCCGGCCGCCACCTTCGCGCGCTTCCCGATGGGCATGCTGCTCCGCACGATCCCCGTCCTCGTGCCGTTCACCGCGAACTGGGCCACGCCCCGCTTCATGCGCTGGATCGACGGGCAGGGGCACCTTCCCGGCGACGACCCCCTGGGACTGATCATCAGCACGGCCCTGCGGCACTACCGCCCCGCTCTGCCGCCCCCTCGCCTGTTCACGGACGACCAGCTGCGTTCCCTCATCGTGCCGACCCTCGTCCTCATCGCCGGCCGGAGCGTCGTCCACGACCCGCGCCGTGCCGTACAGCGCGCCGAGGCCCTCGTCCCGAACGTCCAGGCGGAGCTGTGGCCGGACGCGACCCACACCATCGCCTCCCAGTGCGCCGACGAGGTCAACGCCCGGATCCTCCGCTTCACCTCCAGACCATGA
- a CDS encoding MBL fold metallo-hydrolase — translation MTLAEHPERLERGHPFRQWKTWTIPGTSLTLTGYSRANDKTFFHVPQLRCSLDAGLCEGRQVDAVFLTHTHHDHSKDLDFLAAKAGTDIYLPAEAVPYVKSYLRASAELNHGAGYDPALAEGARLHGVGQDDEFTFGRRGHHVRVVGCEHKVPCVGYAFSESSKELRPEYAELRRALLEEGRGGEFGRIMARKRQEGAEVEREVRRPLFAFLGDTHVSVFERNPWLFDYPVVITECTFLDDAEMERAERVGHTVWSRLRPVVEAHPGTLFVLTHFSLRHSDREVLAFFRRERERAGAGRLDNVVPWVHPESRLPEQHQRSAAG, via the coding sequence ATGACGTTGGCCGAGCACCCTGAACGGCTGGAACGGGGGCATCCGTTCCGGCAGTGGAAGACGTGGACCATCCCGGGGACGAGCCTCACGCTCACCGGGTATTCGCGTGCGAACGACAAGACCTTCTTCCACGTCCCCCAGCTCCGGTGCTCCCTTGACGCGGGGCTGTGCGAGGGGCGGCAGGTGGACGCGGTCTTCCTTACGCACACGCACCACGACCACTCCAAGGACCTGGACTTTCTCGCGGCCAAGGCCGGTACGGACATCTACCTGCCCGCGGAGGCGGTGCCGTACGTGAAGTCCTACCTGCGTGCGTCGGCCGAGCTGAACCATGGGGCGGGCTACGATCCGGCCCTTGCCGAGGGGGCTCGGCTGCACGGCGTAGGGCAGGACGACGAGTTCACCTTCGGGCGCCGGGGGCACCACGTACGGGTGGTCGGGTGCGAGCACAAGGTGCCTTGCGTGGGTTATGCCTTCTCCGAGTCGAGCAAGGAACTGCGGCCCGAGTACGCGGAACTGCGCCGGGCCCTGCTGGAGGAGGGCCGGGGCGGGGAGTTCGGACGGATCATGGCGCGGAAGCGCCAGGAGGGCGCCGAGGTCGAACGGGAGGTGCGGCGCCCGCTGTTCGCCTTCCTCGGGGACACGCATGTGAGCGTGTTCGAGCGGAACCCGTGGCTCTTCGACTACCCGGTCGTCATCACCGAGTGCACGTTCCTCGACGACGCCGAGATGGAACGCGCCGAACGGGTCGGCCACACGGTCTGGAGCCGGCTCAGGCCGGTGGTCGAGGCACACCCGGGGACGCTGTTCGTGCTGACCCACTTCAGCCTGCGCCACTCCGACCGGGAGGTCCTGGCGTTCTTCCGGCGGGAGCGCGAGAGGGCGGGGGCCGGGCGCCTGGACAACGTCGTGCCGTGGGTCCATCCCGAGAGCCGGCTGCCGGAGCAGCACCAGCGTTCGGCGGCAGGCTGA
- a CDS encoding transposase domain-containing protein — protein MAGTGRMMAVPAERLTDRVSIGVLVSLVPVSLLDEVIRVSGCADRRRRALPARLVIYYVLALCLLADHNYDQVMRILLDGLSWRSRGSRAWERAPSASAISRARARVGSDPLRVLFERMAGPLAEPGAPVARYRGLRLLSLDGTALDVPESEENSAFGYPGDAARFPQVRVFAVAEEGSHALVDATFGSSAVAERVLAGRLLRCLRPGTLLAAPAGAWSPDLVRRAARTGTDLLLELPGPPGSSAGDVLADGTRLCEIAGVPFRVVPTLARGALATTLTDPVRAPAAELAARYAGRWTFDDALTWMRPGWHGRGTVLRSRNPDMVVQEIWALLCVYQAMRALTCQAGPSRWCACRWAEFAAGESPTKRLSQ, from the coding sequence GTGGCCGGCACCGGGCGGATGATGGCGGTCCCGGCCGAGCGCCTGACCGACCGGGTGTCCATCGGGGTGCTGGTGTCGCTGGTCCCGGTGTCCCTGCTGGACGAGGTGATCCGGGTCAGCGGGTGCGCCGACCGCAGGCGGCGGGCGCTGCCGGCACGGCTGGTCATCTACTACGTCCTCGCGCTGTGCCTGCTCGCCGACCACAACTACGACCAGGTCATGCGGATCCTGCTGGACGGGCTGTCATGGAGGTCGCGGGGAAGCAGGGCGTGGGAGCGCGCGCCGAGCGCGTCGGCGATCAGCCGGGCGCGGGCGCGGGTGGGCTCCGATCCGCTCCGGGTGCTGTTCGAGCGGATGGCCGGCCCGCTCGCCGAGCCGGGCGCCCCGGTGGCGCGGTACCGGGGGCTCCGGCTGCTCTCGCTGGACGGTACGGCGCTGGACGTCCCGGAGAGCGAGGAGAACTCCGCGTTCGGCTACCCCGGGGACGCGGCGCGGTTCCCCCAGGTGCGGGTCTTCGCGGTGGCCGAGGAAGGCAGCCACGCCCTGGTCGACGCCACCTTCGGCAGCTCGGCGGTCGCCGAACGGGTCCTCGCCGGACGCCTGCTGCGGTGCCTGCGGCCCGGCACGCTGCTGGCCGCCCCGGCCGGGGCGTGGTCCCCGGACCTGGTGCGGAGGGCGGCCCGCACCGGCACCGACCTGCTCCTGGAGCTCCCCGGGCCGCCCGGGTCGTCCGCCGGGGACGTGCTCGCCGACGGTACGCGCCTGTGCGAGATCGCGGGCGTTCCGTTCCGGGTCGTTCCCACCCTCGCGCGCGGGGCGCTGGCGACGACGCTCACCGATCCCGTACGGGCGCCGGCGGCCGAGCTCGCGGCCCGGTACGCCGGGCGCTGGACCTTCGATGACGCCCTGACCTGGATGAGGCCCGGGTGGCATGGGCGCGGGACGGTGCTGCGTTCGCGGAATCCGGACATGGTCGTCCAGGAGATCTGGGCGCTGCTCTGCGTCTACCAGGCGATGCGGGCGCTGACCTGCCAGGCCGGGCCGAGCCGGTGGTGCGCCTGCCGGTGGGCCGAATTCGCGGCCGGGGAATCGCCCACCAAGCGCTTATCGCAATAG
- a CDS encoding fumarylacetoacetate hydrolase family protein → MRVANLDGRLVLLSGTGAVDVERASAGRFGPDPRTAYDRWDAFAAWAGGVSGPAEPYDPADLRAPVPAPRQVFGIGLNYHAHAAESGLEVPERPVVFTKFPSCVTGPYGDIVLPEGGSTDWEAELVAVIGRTARRVAEKDAWSHVAGLTAGQDLSERGTQLAGPAPQFSLGKSLPGFGPTGPCVVTVDEFDDPDDLALGCSVGGEEMQRGRTGDMIFSVPRLVAALSAVLPLLPGDLLFTGTPAGVGMGRSPRRWLAPGDELVTRVETIGEMRHRLVAG, encoded by the coding sequence GACGGCCGGCTGGTCCTGCTGTCGGGCACCGGCGCCGTCGACGTCGAGCGGGCGAGCGCCGGACGCTTCGGCCCCGATCCGCGCACCGCCTACGACCGCTGGGACGCGTTCGCCGCCTGGGCCGGCGGCGTCTCCGGACCCGCCGAACCCTACGATCCCGCCGATCTGCGCGCCCCCGTACCGGCGCCGCGGCAGGTGTTCGGGATCGGGCTGAACTACCACGCGCACGCCGCCGAGTCCGGCCTGGAGGTCCCCGAGCGGCCGGTCGTCTTCACCAAGTTCCCCAGTTGCGTCACCGGCCCGTACGGCGACATCGTCCTGCCCGAGGGCGGCAGCACCGACTGGGAGGCCGAGCTCGTCGCCGTGATCGGCAGGACCGCCCGCCGGGTCGCCGAGAAGGACGCCTGGAGCCACGTCGCCGGGCTGACGGCCGGCCAGGACCTGTCCGAGCGCGGGACGCAACTCGCGGGGCCCGCGCCGCAGTTCAGCCTGGGCAAGTCGCTGCCCGGCTTCGGGCCGACCGGGCCGTGCGTGGTCACCGTCGACGAGTTCGACGATCCCGACGATCTGGCCCTCGGCTGCTCGGTCGGCGGGGAGGAGATGCAGCGCGGCCGGACCGGCGACATGATCTTCTCCGTGCCCCGGCTGGTCGCCGCGCTGTCGGCGGTGCTCCCGCTGCTGCCCGGCGATCTCCTCTTCACCGGAACGCCCGCCGGCGTGGGCATGGGACGCAGCCCGCGGCGGTGGCTGGCTCCAGGAGACGAACTGGTCACCCGCGTCGAGACCATCGGCGAGATGCGGCACCGCCTCGTCGCCGGGTGA